The nucleotide window GTTGACCACCGACCCGTTGCTGCCCTGCGTGACACCACTCACCGAGAGGGCGTCGCCGTCGGGATCGCTGTCGTTGGCCAGTACATCGATGGTCACCGGCGTGTCTTCAGCCGTGCCGGCGTTGTCGTCCACCGCCACCGGAAAGTCGTTGGCCGCCCCCACTGAGATGGTGACCACCGCCTGGTCACTGGCCGTGCCGTCACTTGCCTCGAACGTGAAGGCGTCGTTGCCGTTGAAATTTTCATCGGGCGTGTAGGTAAGCAGCGGGGCTGTACCCGAGAGCTGCCCCTGATCGGGCCCCGCGATGATGCTGTAGCTCAGCGCGTCACCGTCCACGTCAAAGGCTGAGAGGGTGATGGCCACGCTCTGGTCCTCGCCGGTGGAGACCGCCTGTCCGCTGGCCACCGGTGCATCGTTCACTGCTGTGATGGTGATGGTTACATTGGCGCTGGCCGAGCCACCGTTGCCGTCGCTGATGGTGTAGCTGAAGGCGTCGCTACCGTTGAAGTTTGCCGCTGGCGTGTAGGTCACGGTGCCGCCGCCGTTGTTGACCACCGACCCGTTGCTGCCCTGCGTGACACCGCTCACCGACAGGGCGTCACCGTCGGGATCGCTGTCGTTGGCCAGCACATTGAGCGTGACGGCGGTGTCCTCATCGGTGGAGCCGGTATCGTCCTGGGCCACCGGCTCCCGGTTCGCCGGGCCCGCAGAGACGGTGACCACAACGACCCCTTCGTCGCTACCGCCGTTGCCATCGATCACCGTATAGAAAAAGTCGTCCACCCCCGTAAAGTTCGGCGTCGGTGTATAGAGCAGGCTCCCGTCAGCGTTGATGTGCACCGTTCCCCTGGCCTGCCGTGTATTCTGAACCGACAGGGTGCCGCCATCGATATCGGTGTCGTTGGCCAACACGTCGATCGTTACCGGGGTGCCCTTGGCGGTGGTGGCCTGGTCGTCCGCAGCCACCGGGTCGTCATTCACGGGGTTGACGGTAACATTGATCGCTCCGGTGGCGGTATCATTATCGTCCCCATCGCGCCAGGAAAGGGTGTAGCTGAATGCGTCGGCGCCGTTATAGTCCGCATTCGGCGTGTAGGTGAT belongs to Candidatus Neomarinimicrobiota bacterium and includes:
- a CDS encoding tandem-95 repeat protein, whose amino-acid sequence is MKTNILRYTLRFAVIAGLLGANLVLADDERTAADLTITTDEDVAVTFSVIPAGDDDDDKKGKGKGKGKKKDQDDDDEGDDNVSLLSITQPGNGTASDNGDGTITYTPNADYNGADAFSYTLSWRDGDDNDTATGAINVTVNPVNDDPVAADDQATTAKGTPVTIDVLANDTDIDGGTLSVQNTRQARGTVHINADGSLLYTPTPNFTGVDDFFYTVIDGNGGSDEGVVVVTVSAGPANREPVAQDDTGSTDEDTAVTLNVLANDSDPDGDALSVSGVTQGSNGSVVNNGGGTVTYTPAANFNGSDAFSYTISDGNGGSASANVTITITAVNDAPVASGQAVSTGEDQSVAITLSAFDVDGDALSYSIIAGPDQGQLSGTAPLLTYTPDENFNGNDAFTFEASDGTASDQAVVTISVGAANDFPVAVDDNAGTAEDTPVTIDVLANDSDPDGDALSVSGVTQGSNGSVVNNGDGTVTYTPDENFNGSDAFSYTVSDGNGGSASAGVNVSVTAVNDTPVAVDDVAATNEDVQISIDVLTNDIDVDGDALTVKNVRQHNGIVHIQADGTLLYEPTPNFSGQDIFFYTVQDGHEGEDEGQVTVTVGGVNDAPVAADDIASTAEDTPVTIDVLANDSDVDGDALSVSGATQGSNGSVAVNDDGTVTYTPEENFNGSDAF